In Cicer arietinum cultivar CDC Frontier isolate Library 1 chromosome 7, Cicar.CDCFrontier_v2.0, whole genome shotgun sequence, a single window of DNA contains:
- the LOC101502808 gene encoding uncharacterized protein: MAFLLCNLNLSLLPISKSRVKHKPFHPTFSSPKPISQFSLLFTSVQRKSSTAQVAQVNTPLSTQDKQNQHQKDEFYLNLGLAVRTLREDMPLIFIKDLNYDIYRDDVTFMDPLNTFSGIEKYKLIFWALRFHGKILFREIGLDVYRIWQPSENVILIRWNLRGVPRVPWEAKGEFQGTSRYKLDRNGKIYEHKVDNLAFNFPQKMIKPVSVLDLVTACPASPNPTFLWGPLDSNSSSWLEFYEAVKHTLDQEQQLLLPQDGLATCS; encoded by the exons ATGGCTTTTCTTCTATGCAATCTCAATCTTTCTCTGTTACCTATATCCAAATCAagagtcaaacacaaacccttTCACCCAACGTTTTCATCACCAAAACCCATTTCTCAATTCTCGTTATTGTTCACTTCAGTCCAAAGAAAGAGTTCCACTGCACAGGTTGCTCAAGTGAATACACCACTATCTACTCAAGACAAACAGAATCAACATCAAAAGGATGAATTTTATCTTAATCTTGGTCTTGCTGTCAGGACCCTTCGTGAGGATATGCCCTTGATCTTCATCAAAGATCTTAATTATGACATTTATAG GGATGATGTAACATTTATGGACCCTTTGAACACATTTAGTGGTATTGAAAAGTACAAATTGATCTTTTGGGCATTGAGGTTTCATGGTAAAATTTTGTTTCGTGAAATTGGTTTGGATGTATATAGGATATGGCAGCCTTCAGAGAATGTGATATTGATAAGGTGGAATTTGAGGGGTGTGCCTAGGGTTCCATGGGAAGCTAAAGGGGAATTTCAGGGTACTTCGCGGTATAAATTGGATAGAAATGGGAAAATTTATGAACACAAAGTTGATAATTTGGCATTCAATTTTCCACAGAAGATGATCAAACCGGTTTCGGTTTTGGATTTGGTTACTGCCTGTCCTGCAAGTCCAAATCCAACATTTTTATGGGGTCCTTTGGATTCCAATTCTTCTTCATGGTTAGAGTTTTATGAGGCAGTTAAGCATACATTGGATCAAGAACAGCAGTTGCTGCTACCACAAGATGGTTTGGCTACATGTTCATAG